The following is a genomic window from Marinococcus sp. PL1-022.
GGAATATGATTCCCTCGCCCGGGAAGCCTTCCGGTACGCGGAGCGCTTAAAACGGGAGGGCGTGCCCGCAGAGTATCAGATGTTCCCAAAAACCATTCATGCGTTTACCCATGTCGGACGAAAAAGCACCGCAAAAAAAGCGTGGGGACTTGTCGTCTCCACGCTTCAGGCCCGCCTGCTGTAGGCGGGCTTTCGTATTACTCTCTCGGATGCGCCGGCTGCTGATCGAGAATTTCCTTCAGCACCCAGGCGTGATTTCGCTTTACGTCCTCCGACGAAAATACGAGCGTCACGTCCTTGTCCTGCATCCGTACAATTTCTTTCAGGCGCTGCAATTCCTCGCGCTTGAGCTCATCCTGCTCAAGCTCTGCCTTGTATGCTTCCTTGAAGCTCTCAAACTTTTTCGGCTCGTCTTCAAGCGCCTTCTGGAGCTCCTTCGACGGAGCAACGCCATCCACCCATTCATGAATATCAGCGCGCACCTCTTCGACTTCATTCGGCCATTCCTTCTCGACAAAAATCCGGTAGCCGTCGTCCGTATCTGCTTTCTTATGGAGCCGTTTGCAGTATATTGGCATTGGTATCATCCTTCTTTTGTATAGTATGAAACGTCTCTTCCCGGCTCTTTCCTTTCCAAGGAGGCGGGCAAACGTGCAAATGAACCAAAATACTCGCCCATCCTCCTATCACCGCTATTATTTTTTTCTTCTTCTCATATTTATTTTTATAAATACCTATAGTATATTAGTAAGCAGAAAGGAGGGAAAATAGTGGTTAAGGATATCGTGGAGAATGTATTCACTCTCATTCTCACCTTCTTGTTCACGATGAGCCTGTACTACGATGTGCAACTGAAACGTCAGCAGGCAAAACACGAGCAGGAAACACAAAAAAAGCACCGCTCTCGCTCTACGAGAAGACGGCGCTAGTAACCAAGGGGGAGTACGCTCCCCCATCCTTAATCACAGTATACAATGAAAAACTGGTTCCGACAAGCCTGGCGTAACGAGCTGGCGCTACTGCTTCTAACCGTTTGGTATGTTTCCCGTTCGGACTTTCCGCAGCTCGGTGTATTCGAGGCGGCAGGCCTTGCGATGCTTGGCACTGCCTACCTTCTCTACATTGTAAAGCTCTATTATACCTGGCAATTAAGGAAGATGACCTATGAATAAGAACGAACTGTCCGAATTGCTCGATGATTACTGTTATACGAAACAGGAAGCGGCCGACATTCTCGGCATCAGCATGCAGCGCCTTGGCACGCTAATCCAAAACGGCAAACTCACTCCCGTTCCACACCCTGGGACCAAACTTTTTTTAAAAACCGATGTGCATGCCCGTCTGGAAGACCAAGAAGAGCTGCGGAAACGATACTATCATCGTCCTTAAACTAAAGAGCCCTTGCATAGGGGCTCTTTTTTCAGTTAAAACGGATCGATCTAATTAACCACCGGTTCCATATCCAGTTCTGGAATGTTAATCTCCTCTATTATGCTTCCATAATACATCTAGGTCCGTTTCCCGATATCGGCTATTTACCTATTCGCTTTCCTCATACGAAACCGCAGTCATTAGAACAACCCCCGTTCTTTCTTTATTCGTGCCAGGGCTTCCGCTTCTTCAGGGAGTCTCGGACGGTTTCGCTGCATCATTTCCTCGGGATAGGAACGCGCCTGCTCCACGGCGGAAACGAGATATTCATTCCGCTTTATCGTATCGCGAACCTGCTGCGTGGATCTATACCGCATGCGGTTCCCTCCTTTCTTCTTGCTTCATTATATTATAGCATGAGTATGCCCAACCCTCTCTGCAGTATGCTTCTTTTAACATTCTACTGCCACAGGTCTGCAATTCCCTGAAGCGATAGAAACCCTGCGACCAAGGTGACCAGCACTGCGACAATTCCGAATATGAGCATCCATGCCGGGTGCCTGTAGTCCCCGACAATGGATTTTTTCCTGGATGCCAAAAGCACCGATCCAAGGGTTAATGGAAGAATTAACCCGTTTAATGCGCCGGCCACGATTAGCAATGTGACCGGTTCGCCAACAATAGCGAACACGATCGTTGAAAAAGCAATAAAGCCGACGATCAGCCATTTATAATACTTTTCAAGCTGCGGATGAAAGGAACGGATAAATGAAACGCTCGTATATGCCGAGCCGATCACGGAGCTGATCGCAGCCGACCACAGCACCACGCCGAATATTTTATACCCAACGTCGCCGAGAGCGATCTGAAACACAGAAGCTGCCGGGTTACCTTCATCAAGCGTATACCCTGCGGATACGACACCCAGCACGGCGAGAAATAAAAGCACTCTCATAATCCCGGTCGTTAAGATACCGAAGTTTGCGGCTTTTGTCACGAGCGGCAGGGCTTCTCTTCCCTGAAATCCACGGTCGATCAGCCGGTGGGCACCGGCGAAGGTAATATAGCCGCCCACAGTACCGCCGACAAGCGTTACGACCGGAAGCACGAGCGCTGCGTAATCCTCCGGGAACACGCTGCGAACCACGGCTTCCCCAACCGGCGGATTCGTCGTGATCATGACGTAGCCTACCATGACGATCATCACTACACCCAGAATCGGAATCAAAATATCAATGACTTTTTCTGCGCTCTTCACGGTAAAAATGATAATCGCTATCACGCCGGTGATCACCGCCCCCACCTCCGGGGAAATGCCGAACAGCACGTTAATGCCAAGACCTGCACCGGCTACGTTTCCGATGTTAAAGGCAATACCGCCGAGCACGATGAGGGCTGCGACCAAGTAGCCGAGGCCCGGAAACACCATGTTTGCCACATCCTGTCCCCGTTTCCCTGAGACAACCAGCACCCGCCAGATATTCAACTGAGCGCCTATATCAATAATAATCGATGCTAAAATGGCAAAAGCAAAACTCGCCAGAAACTGAGATGTGAATTGGGTCGTCTGCGTTAAGAATGCCGGGCCGATGGAGGAGGTCGCCATTAAAAAAATAGCTCCCCACAACACCCGCCGCTGGACGCCTTTTTTCAACAGATCGCTTTGGTTTTGGTCCATCATTCACCGCCGCCTTTCTTCTATCATTCAATTGGCTGCTGCAGCTGCTCCACTTGGTACGCATGGCGAATTGTCTGATTCAGGACTGGATCGTGCAGTTCAAATTCATAGTAATCGGCAAACGCCAGGGATTTAGCTACCGTGTTAATTGTCGCTGAAAAAAAGAAATTTCCCTGCGAATTTACATGCATTGATTCAAACTGCGGCTCCCATTCCTCAGGCCTCATTAGATCGGTCAACTTCCCCTGCTGGTACAGCTCCCTTTCTTCTCCAGAGGAAGCCCAGCAGGTAAAGGTGATCTGGTCCCAGTGGTCCTTCACGTCGGAATACTTCCATACGTCCCGTGCAATAATATTAGGATACGCCTGCTTGGACATCGGCACACTGAACGTTTCCAGCCTGCGGTCGGTGTGGTCGCTCCCTACGGTGACGTAAAGCCCGCCTTCTGCCCAAATCAATACGTACTCGATTTCCCCACTCGTTTCTCCGTGCTGAACCTGGATCGTATCATCCGTGGTCGGGTTGTTGTTGGCAATCGGATAAAGGGTCGGAGTCGTTTCAGGTGTCGGCACGCCAAGCTTGGCGAGTTCATCAATATGCTCCTGCACCTTCTCCTGATCGCTCCCTGCATACCCGGCGTTAAATACCCGGTTTACATCCACACTGATTTCTTTTCCGGAGGACTGCTCACGTAACGTCAGATGATTTTTCATAGGCTGATCCCTCTCCTTTACATAAACATGGTTATTCGTACAAGTCCGGCACCCGGCTGTCGAAAACAGGAACGTTTTTGCGGACGTCTGCCACATTGGACAGGTGCAGAGTTTCCCGGAGCGTTTCTTCGTGCTCTACGCTGCCCTTCTGCAGCACGTTGCCCCACGGGTCAATAAACGCTGAGGAGCCGGCAAACGTGATGCCGTCGTACGAGCCCGGACGATTGCACGTCACGACATACATCTGATTTTCCACCGCTCGCGCCGTACTCAGCACGTCCCAGTGACTCCGGCGGCTGTCCGGCCATTCTGCCGGGATAAACAGCAGCTCGCATCCCTGCAGGGCGAGACTGCGGATGATTTCCGGAAAACGAAGGTCATAGCAAATCACCACTCCCATTTTCACACCATCCAGCTCAAACACCTTCACCGGGTCGTGCCCGCCACTTAAATAGGCCGGCTCGTTCAGCATCGGCACGAGATGTATTTTGTCATAGTCGTATACAAGTTCGCCGATGTTATTTATCACAACGGCCCGGTTGTATACCTTTCCGTTTTCTTTTACTGCCATCGATCCTCCCATGATATGAACGTGATAGCGCTTCGCTGCGTCCTTTAAAAAGCGGATCGTTTCGCTGTCCACGGGATCCTCGGCAATGTCCCAGAGCTCCGGGAGCGTATATGCCGTCGTCCACATTTCCGGAAGCATGACCAGGTCCACGTTCTCAAGCTCCTGCTCCCCGAGCCAATGGCTTACCTTTTGCCGGTTCACCTCCGGGTCTCCGGCCACAATATCCATTTGATAAACTGCAATGTTCATCGTTTTCCTCCTCATGGTGGTGTATCCTATTACGTTTCAATATACCACCGGGCGCGGCGGGAAAAACAGAGGCAATTTCCCGGCACTCATTTCATTTCCCGTCCCCAGCCTTTATGCTTAAAAACATATAATAAATAAAGGAGGCACCTGTTTTGCATAATGCTGATGATTGGATCACCCAGCTGCAGCTCGAGCCGCATCCGGAGGGCGGCTTTTTCCGGCAGACAATGAAATCAGATGAAGCTGTTACTACAGCGGACGGAAGGAACCGTGCCCAGTACACGAGCATTCATTTTCTCGTCCGCTCCGGCGAGCCATCGCGACTGCACCGGCTGGAGTCGGACGAAATGTGGTACTACCATACCGGCGCTCCGCTTGACGTGCATATGATTCACCCGGAGAGCGGGCACCGTGAAATCATGACGCTTGGACCGAATGCCGCAAATGGCGAGGTGCTTCAGGGCGTGGTACCGAAGGGCACCATTTTCGGCGCTGAAGTCCGAACCTCGGAGCAGTTCGCGCTGGTCAGCTGTGTCGTGGTTCCCGGCTTTGATTTTGCCGACTTTGAGCTCCTTACGCGCGACGAGCTCACCGCCGCTTATCCCGAGCACCGGGAGGTCATTGAGCGGCTGACGTGATAAAGCACAAAAAAACCCGGGCAGCTTCTATCTGCTCGGGCTTTCCTACGTTATTAAGATGTGCGTTCTTCATCTCTTTGCTCCCTGTGCACTTCAATCGCTTCGGCCGGGAGCGGTGGGCTGAAGTAATAGCCCTGATACTCCTGGCAGGATTTCTCCGACAGCAAACGCAGCTGCGAGCACTTTTCGATACCTTCTGCGATCACGTTAAAGCCGAGGCGCTGGGCCATATGAATAATGGTTTCCACGATGGCCTCCTCGCGCTGGCCGTCTTCGATGCTGTCCATAAAGGTTTTATCAATTTTTAGCGTATTAATCGGAAAGTCCTTCAGATAGCTAAGCGACGAATAGCCGGTGCCAAAGTCGTCCAGGGAAATGCGAATGCCCTTGGCCCGTATTTGCTCCATGAGCGGCACTGATCGTTCCGGATCCTGCACGATGCTCTCGGTCAGCTCAATCTCCAGGTATTCCGGAGGCAGGCCGGTTGTTTCCAGAATTTGCGTCACCATCTTCAAAAAGTCCGGCTGCTGAAACTGCAGGGTCGAAATGTTCACCGACATTCTGTCCACCGTGCTTCCGGCCGCTTTCCATTCTGCCATCTGCCGGCACGCCTCCTGAAGGATCCAGCGCCCGAGCGGAATAATCAGTCCCGTTTCTTCGGCAAGCGGAATAAACTCTCCCGGAGGCACCATCCCGAGCTCCGGGTGTCTCCAGCGCACAAGCGCTTCATAGCCCTTGATCTCTCCGCTCCCAACATCCACCTGCGGCTGATAATACAGCAGGAATTCTTCGCTGAGAATACCCTTGCGCAGCCCGGACTCAAGCAGCATTTTTTTGGATACCTCTTCGTTCATATCCAAGGTAAAAAAGCAGTATTGGTTTGCGCCGCTGCTTTTCGCTTTGTACATCGCTGTATCGGCATGCTTTAACAGATCCTCTGCCGTTTCTCCGTCCTCCGGATACACACTGATGCCGATCGAGGCGGAAATAAACAATTCGTTTTTCTCTATAGTAATCAGCTCATTCAATTTCTCCACCAGCGAATGAGCCGTGTTTCCGGCCCGGTAGCCGGTCGACTCCGGTAGAATAATGACAAATTCATCTCCGCTCTGCCTGGCCAGAAAATCTGTCTCCCGCAGAAGCTTTTTCATCCGGTCAGCTGCAATGATTAAAAGTTCATCACCAATACGGTGACCGTAGACATCGTTTACATTTTTAAACCGGTCCAGGTCGACAAAAAGTACAGCCAGGTTCTCCTGGTTCCGCTGCTCAAGCATATGGGTGAGGTGTTCATTCAGCATACGCCGGTTCGGGAGCCGAGTTAAATCGTCCCGGTAAATCAGCTCCTGGATACGCTCGTTCTGCCTGGTCCGCTCCGAAATGTCGCGGACAATCCCGGTATATACCTTTTGCTCTCCAGTGCCCTGCCGGGAAAAGGATAGCTCGAGCGGAAATGTGTGGCCTTCGCGGTGCAGCCCTTCAAGCTCCACAAGTGAAGCATGCTCCACCTCCTCGCCGGTTTTATGAAAATACTCCACCCTTCTCTGATACGCACTTGGAATAATTGTCGAAAGGGGTTCGCCGATAATATCCGCCCGCCGATGCCCGAAAATACGCTCAGCGGCAGCATTCCAAGAAACAATCATCATGTCCATATTGGACGTAATAATCGCATCATTGGCCGTATGAATAATGCCCCGGTACAAATCATCGATATAATCCAGCTGATTCTTTTTAAATTCGATCTGACGGTCAAAAACGGCCACAATAATCGTAATAATTAAAATCGTCATAATGCCGATACCGATAAAAATGGACAAAATCTCTGTGTGAACAGTGCCGCTGTCCATTGCCATCCCGGCGCTTCCATGTTCAAACGTCGCTCCGGCCATACCCGTATAGTGCATTCCGGAAATAGCGGCCCCCATTAAAAGGGAGCTCCCGATAAAGCCGAATTCCTGCCACAGGCGTTTCCGGATAGAAGGTACAGCTGAAAGAAGCCGCAGAGCGGTGAACGAAGCCAGATAAGCAATAACGACTGACAGCGCTACAAGCAGCGGATTGTACTGAATCTCGGCATTCATCTGCATGGCAGCCATACCGATATAGTGCATCGATACAATACCGCTTCCGATAAACACAGCCCCAAGCAGATGCCATTGAACACTCGGCTTAAAAAATAAAAGAATGAAAAAGGCAAGCCAGCTGGCAGCTACCGCAAACACGATGCTCAGAACGAGCAGCAGCGAGTCATATGTAACCGTCATTCCCATATCGAGCGCTAGCATAGCGATAAAATGCATCGACCAGATGCCACCGCCAAGACAAAGCCCTCCGCTCATCGCCCAGACAGCTTTATGCTTCGAACTGGACGTTTTTAAGCGTCCGGCTGCATGAAAGGATGTATAGGAAGCAAGCACTGCAATTAATACAGACAGCACCACCAGCCATGGGCTGTACGATTCATAAGTAAGGTCCACCACATTCACCTCTTCAAAAATTCCATTTTCCAGGCATTCAGTATTTCAATATCTATATCTTTTATCGGACGGAAAGCCAATTTACTTAAACAGCAAGGCTAATCTTCTTTTATTTAATAAACATCTTTGGATAATTTAGTTCTAAATAACTAATTGAAGCATCTTTGCTAAAATGCCATTTTTACTTAATTGATGCTGGATTACTTACACAAAGTGGTTTTGTGTAAAAATGGTGGTATGATTAGGATCAAGTCAGCCTGCCCGGCAGATAGAGTTTTCAGCTTACTGTCTGCGGAAAAACGAGTAGTCGTGGAGGATTTTATGCTATCCGGATTCTTTATTAATATTACTATTCTTATATCTTTTATTTTTTTGTTTCACCGCTTGTTTTACAAAGCACCTCTCAGTTCATCCTCTTCATTTAAGCAAAAAGCTGCAGCTGGAGCCGCCAGCGGTCTGCTCGGTGTGATTTTGCTTGTGTACAGTATTCCGCTGGATGGCAATACTATTATTGACCTCCGCGTAATTCCTATTATTCTCATGGCTGTATTTGGCGGCTGGATTCCCACAATTATAGCCGGTGCCATTATTATGGCCGGCCGGCTGATGTTTGATCTCAGCATTTCTTCAGTAGCCGCTTTAGTATTCATCGCTGCCAGTGTGCTTGCCGGCGGAGTTTTACATATGTATGTACGAAGCGTATGGATCCGGTCTGCCTGGCTCGTTCTGCTTACAAATATTTATATGGCTGTCCTGCTCTCTTTATTACTGCCATTCAACAGTTGGGCTTCAGCCTCTGCAATATATTCAATCGCTACCCTGATAGGAACATTGATCGCTGTTTACATGTTTCTTCACCTTACCAGAGTAAGCCGGATGTTCAGTCACTATCAGTACCAAGCCTCCAGAGACAACCTGACCGGCCTTTACAATCAGCGTGCCTTTCAGGATATGCTTCAACAGGCAGAGAGAGAATACACCAACAGCTCCCGCCCTCTTTCGCTGCTCGTACTCGATATCGATTATTTTAAAAGCATTAACGATACACACGGTCACCTTGAAGGAGATGCCGTATTAAAGCAGCTCAGCCAAGTGCTTATTGCTTCTATCCGTCCTGACGATCAGGCCTTTCGCATCGGCGGTGAAGAATTCGGAATCCTTCTTTATGACTGCGACGAGACCCACGCCTTAACAATCGCTGAACGTGTACGTAGCGACGTGGCACAAACACCATTCAGGGTCGCTAATCATCCCAGCTCTCTATCTATCACCATCTCGATTGGCACTGCCACGTATCCAGCCCCCGGGCAGGATATATCCGCTTTATACAGCGCTGCGGACGACGCTTTATATCAGGCGAAGCATCTTGGCCGCAACCGCACCTGCTCCTACCGGCCATCCGGGCAGGGGCAGGAAATGCTTTAACCTCCTGCTTTTGCTTTCTTCCGGGCCAGCCTCTGATACCCGGGAATAGAATCTTCTTTTTCAGACGTTAAAGCGACCGGCCGGATAATATTTCCCGCCTTCATAAAAACAATAGTTTTCCCGATTCTTAAGATTTGATACACACGCTGATCAATAGAGCACCGATACAAATCTCCTGTTCTCAACTTATTCCCTCCTGCAATTTAAAGTATTAACAATTTTCTCGCCTTTGATATTTCTAATATTATACAATTTTTACGCAGCTTTGGACAGTTAATCGTACTGCTTATTTCCCATATAAAGAATCACTCTCCTTTAAATGGGAAAGTGATTCTTTATTATCTGCCAGCATTTTTTATTGTTGAGAAGTAACTTTACTGAATTTTTCGATTTTTTCTTTGACAATTTCTTTTATTCTATTGTTGCATGGGATTAATACCTTTCGTAAAGAATTATCCAGCTTTGATTCCGTAAACGTCTTTTTACCTTCTTCGATGTATCGAACGTTTAACTCTGTTCCTATATTAATTTTGGCGATACCATATTTAATTAAATTTTGTATATCATCGTAGGAGACTCCCGTCCCCCCGTGCAACACTAACGGGGCGTCTATCATTTTATTAACGCTCTCAAGCACTTCAAAGTTTAAGGTTGATTTCGACCGGTACTGGCCATGAGAAGAGCCTATAGAAATAGCTAGAGAATCTACCTGCGTTTGTTTGTAAAAATATGCTGCCTCTTCAGGATCAGTAAAATCAACTTCACCTTCTACACTTACTCCGTCCTCGGTCCCGCCGATCGCGCCTACTTCCGCTTCTACCGAGACATTATATTTACGGGCAAACTCGACCACTTCTTTAGTTACAGCAATATTCTCTTCAATAGGCAGATCCGCCCCATCGATCATTACTGAAGTAAATCCTGCTTCAATCGCTTGTTTAATAAAAGCAACATCGCTATTATGGTCCAGATGAAGAGCCACTTTCACACTTGCTTTTTCAGCCAGGGTGCGTACCATAGCCACAATCAGATCCAATCCAATGTATTTAGCCGTACCATCAGAGATCTGAATACTAATAGGTGATTTCGTTTCCTCAGCTGCTTCGATAAAAGATGGGAGCATTTCCATACAGTGCAGATTAAATGAACCGACAGCATACCCTTTTTGTTTCGCTTCCTCTAAAATTTCATGCAATGGTACTAACATATCATCCACTCCTCTATTTTTATTAATTGTACCGAATTGAATCTTTATTCTTTTTCATTAAGGCATCAATTTTTTCCGCATATCTTTCACTTGCCTGATCATCTCCGTGTTTCCACGCTTCTGTCTGCTTCTTTGTATATGCTTCCATTAGCTTTCCGTGCGGGTATCCGGGTTTATCATAATATTCCAGGCTTTTTTCCCAGGAATCGATAGCTTCTGAAATATTTTCAATTTCAAAATGAATTTTTCCCAGCTGATTAAGATGCTCTTTTATCATTTCTGTGTCTTCCGTATTTACTAACACTTCGTTCAAATTTTCAATCTCCTGCTTCTTTTCTTCCACATTGATTTCAGTCTTTGTGCTATCCGTTGTTTCTGATTTTCCTTTCAGCCAATCAAACAGACCCATAGTTTTTCACCCCTTTAATTAAACAGTTCCAGTATCCAGCCTAATAAGATTCCTATCGTAATAACATCAGAATCACTGAACGTCACGTTGTCGATGCCATATCCTCCAAGCACCGTAACGAAAATGGCCGGAAGAAGTGTAATGAATAATCCGTGGGCAATTCCCCCGATCACCGTTCCTCGGATGCCGCCAACGGCATTCGCAAAGATACCAGCGGTTCCTCCGGCAAAAAAGTTCGTCATCATACCAGGAATAATTAAAGCCAGTCCCACCACTGGGAAGAAAAGCAGGCCGACAATCGTTCCTGCTGTGGTGGCCAAGAAACCAATGATCACAGCATTTGGGGCGTAAGGAAATAACACCGGGCAGTCGAGCGCTGGTTTTGCGTTCGGGACAATTTTAATAGCAATACCACGAAACGCCGGCACGATTTCTGCTAATAAAAGACGAACCCCGGATAGTATTACATAAACCCCTGCTACAAATTGGATAGACTGCAGAAATGCATAAACGATATAGTTTGTGCCATCCGTGAATTCTGCTGCAGTCGCCGGCCCAGCTACAAAAGTCGGTATTAGATAAACAGGCACCATCACTACCATCATCGAAAGATAAGTATCCTGCATGAATTCAAAGCTTTTTGGCAGGTTAAAATTCTCTGTAGAGCTATTTTTGTTACCAACGACTTTTGCCACCCCAGCTTGAACAATATATCCAAAGGTACAATAGTGAGCCAGGGCTAAATCATCTGTGCCTGTGATTTTGCGTACAATTGGCTGAGCTATAGCCGGCATAAGCACTGCCATAATGCCGGCTACCAGACCGCCGGAAATAATAAGCAATGAGCCTCTTAGTCCTCCCATATAACCTACTAATGCAAAGACGGTGGCCATCCACAACGATGCCTGGCCAGTCAGGAAAATATACTTAAACCGGGTAAATCTTGCGATAATAATATTTATCACAAATGCCAGCACCATAATGAGAGCTGTTTCCCGGCCGACAATTTGTTGGGCAATACCGGCAATGGCATTCACATCTGTTACAGTACCTTGAATATTAAAGCCCTCTTGAAACACATTTCCTAAAAAGCCAAGTGTACCTACTAATATTTCCGTTCCTGCAATCAGCACCAAAAAACCTAAAAGCGTTTTCATAGTACCGGTAATAATTTGACCTACTGATTTTTTTAATGCTATTAAACCCACCATAGCGACCAAAGCTACGATGATCGAGGCCTGGCCTAATATGTCATTAACAATAAACTGTAGTACCTGCATGCTGAACCTCCCCCTTGTCCTGCACTTATTATAATTTTTCTAATTCAGGAAGCAGCTTTTCACGTATTTCGTTTTTATCCACCATGCGTTTTAAATAAATAATAGGTGTTTGAATGTCATACTGCTTAAATTGCGATTCAAAATTGGCACCTGTCAGAATCACGTCCGCCGGAGTTGAAGTGGCTGTGGAAATATCACAGTGGGAAAGCTTTGCTTCAATATTTTCTTCTTTTAATACATCCTCTACACTCATCTCGCAAGCGAAGCTGCTCCCAAGACCTGCACCGCATACCATTAAAATTTCTGGTTTTTTTGCCATCATTTATTCCTTCTTTCTCCAAGTATTAGTTTTTTATTTTCTGCTATTTCTACAAATTCCTGAATTAATAATGGGGCCTCTCCTTTACCTGAAACCGTTAACGGAAGCATTACAGGAATTCCTTTCTTCATTCCGGCCATAAAATTGAATTCGTGTTGTAATACGCTTTTTTTCACAAAATCCCCCAATATTCCAGCCAATAGA
Proteins encoded in this region:
- a CDS encoding PTS sugar transporter subunit IIC; the encoded protein is MQVLQFIVNDILGQASIIVALVAMVGLIALKKSVGQIITGTMKTLLGFLVLIAGTEILVGTLGFLGNVFQEGFNIQGTVTDVNAIAGIAQQIVGRETALIMVLAFVINIIIARFTRFKYIFLTGQASLWMATVFALVGYMGGLRGSLLIISGGLVAGIMAVLMPAIAQPIVRKITGTDDLALAHYCTFGYIVQAGVAKVVGNKNSSTENFNLPKSFEFMQDTYLSMMVVMVPVYLIPTFVAGPATAAEFTDGTNYIVYAFLQSIQFVAGVYVILSGVRLLLAEIVPAFRGIAIKIVPNAKPALDCPVLFPYAPNAVIIGFLATTAGTIVGLLFFPVVGLALIIPGMMTNFFAGGTAGIFANAVGGIRGTVIGGIAHGLFITLLPAIFVTVLGGYGIDNVTFSDSDVITIGILLGWILELFN
- a CDS encoding PTS sugar transporter subunit IIB gives rise to the protein MAKKPEILMVCGAGLGSSFACEMSVEDVLKEENIEAKLSHCDISTATSTPADVILTGANFESQFKQYDIQTPIIYLKRMVDKNEIREKLLPELEKL